The segment AGTTGAATCACTATTCCTTGACTATGAACATTCTGCTATATAAAACATAGTGGGGACAGGTTTGTTTCAATGGTCCGTACCTTTAGAGCTGACAGTGCCTGCCTgtgtgggagggaagaaaaattgtCTCTATTTTAGGAAAGTGCTCTACACAACTGCCTATTCAGCATATTAACATTTCACACAccgccacccctcccccccacaccaaaaaaaatctaaaatcctACATGGAAAATTATTTGCAGCCAATAAGGAATCAAATTAGCAATCTAAGGGAACAAAAGCTTACTCACTGCACTGGCTACATGATTATGAGCCACTCAACTAATCTCTGAGACCTTTGGTTTTTCTTCTATACAGTGGAGACCATAAGAGCTGTAGTATTCACCTCACTGGGATGTTTTgtggctcaaatgaaataatgtaagtaaaatgttttgaaaattatAATACACTATATTTATGTCAgttaataatagtagtagtggtaatagtactagcagcagcagcagcaacagtaaaAAAGAGTGAATTTTTAATAATGGTTTTCAGTGCTTAGTAgcttcttaataaatactagttgaccaATATGATGGTGGTGGTATTGTTTTTAAACAGAATAGCAAGGAATAGTCAAGTATAAGGAGGTGtccaaaatatgtaaataaaagcCTGTAaatagttttttcctttttatctttaaaattatacTTCTAGACCAAGGATATTAAAAGCTAACAAAACATGGAAAAGCCAAATTAGCTTGAATAAAAAGTTTGATCTGAAAATGACAGATTGGGGATTTTTCTTACTGGTTTTCAATATAATCCTCTTAACTAAAGTTACAGGGAAACCATTAATCACATAAGAGAAGATGGTTTTCCCGAAATCATAAAAGACATAGTGGATACGTACTATTTCATTGGAATAAGGAAATTACCTTTATCCATGGAGGTCTGCCTTTCAGATCTTTAAGAACAGCCTAGCACAAGCAAacattaaatgattttctcagttTCACACTGCTTGCATGTGCTAGACAGGTCCTTTTTGCTTGAAGGCTAGCTCTCTAACCATTAGGCTATGCTGTCTCTCAAAAGATATGGACAGGAGAAAATGACGTTTAGATGTGTGCCAGAGGGAGGTTTATCAGCAGACCCCGTTGTGCTTTTGCCTACAATAAGAAATGACTGAATTAGAGAAACAGGAACATTTGACAGGAGATCCAGGTATGTTCTTGTAATGAATAGATGCCCTAAAAAGAATTCCTAGTTCTCCTGCATGTGTTTGAGAAAgaacaaacagaagaagaagaagaaggagaaggagaagaagaagaagaagaagaagaagaagaagaagaagaagaagaagaaagaggaggaggaggaggaggaggaggaggaaaaagaagaagaaagtagaaggagaaaatgagcggggagaggagagacagagaagcttTTTATTTGATTAGTGCATGTGgtagaagaaatttaaaatgacataagaggtatttttaaaaaatcagtcagGGTTAAAAGGTAGAAACACTTGACTGAACTAAATAGATTCTCCACCACTAGCACCCTCACAGGAGTTCTGTTCACTCCTTTCATTCTTATGCtgatttgttttattcatttgtcCAGTTTTGGCAGAAATCAGAAGGTAGCTATGAGGAACTATACAACAGTGACTACTTTCATTCTTCTGGGCCTGATGGATAATCCAGACTTACAGATTgcagtttttctctttctcttcctaacATACATACTAAGCATTGGAGGAAACCTCAGCATCATCCTTCTAACCCTTCTGGATTCCCACCTCAAAACACCCATGTACTGCTTCCTTCGCAATTTCTCCTTTTTAGAAATATCCTTGACATCAGTATGTATTCCCAGATTCCTGATCAGCATTGTGACCATGAACAAAAGAATTTCCTATAATGCTTGTGTGAGCCAGTTGTTTTTTGTCGTACTCTTGGGGTCATCAGAGTTTTACCTTTTAGTTGTCAAGTCTTATGATCGCTATGTGGTCATCTGCAAGTCCCTGCATTACGCGAATATCATAAAAAGCCGAGTATACACCAAACTCATCCTTGGCTCTTGGCTTGCTGGCTTACTGACAATCTTGCCAGGTCTTACCATGGGCCTCCAATTGGATTTCTGTGATGCCAATGTCATTGATCACTTTTCCTGTGACTATTCTCCTGTTCTTCAGCTGTCCTGCACTAACACTGAGTTCATTGAGCTGTGGAGTTTTTTCTTAGCCTTACTGACACTCCTTGTCACTTTGACTCTAGTACTTCTCTCCTATGCAAACATCTTTAGGACAATTCTGAGAATCCCTTccagagagcaaaagagaaaggCCTTTTCAACATGTTCCTCTCACATTATTGTTGTCTCCATCTGTTATGGCAGTTGTATCTTCATGTGTATTAGGCCCTCAGCCAAGGAAAGAGTAGTCTTTAACAAAGCGGTAGCCATCCTCACCACTTCAGTGGCCCCCTTTCTAAATCCTTTCATCTATAGTCTAAGGAACAAACAAGTAAAAAAGATCTTTAAGTCTGTAaccagaaaaatgtttttcttagttaaatgaaaatgttttatatactGATTTTGTATGGAACTCAACCAGTCTTCTATGTGCATAGTCATGATGATGTTACTCTTCTGCTCACAGTCTAGTTGGTTTCGAGTTGGCTACTGAATAAGCTCATACATTTTGGCTTCACATTTAAGGCCATCCACAAGCTGCTACCTCTTTATCTTTCTAGTCTAATCTCTTAGTAGTCTACACTTCTGTTCAACTGTCCTATTCCCTACAAACACCTagcactttctttcctctccctttgctGATACTATACTGTATAGTTGGGATATTAggatctccttttctttccttcacccATCTCAACTTTGTGGAGTTCCTTCcctgtttttttaaagcataattgGTAAACATATCCCCCAAATCCTTGCCTCACTCCCCAAATATTAAGAACCTTTTCCTTCCCAGATGTAAGAAACATTGTTATCTCTCTTCTGTTTTTGAGTACTATATAGTTTtggatttgatttatttttggtCATAGCTTCCTATACACCAATAATCTCCATGGAAGGAGGGACCATGTGTCATATAAAATCTACCTATTCTACCCTTCCCTCAGTGCCTATTTTGGGTACATCATTTTGGGCAGAATAGCATACTATTTTGGGTAgaacagacacttaataactttTTATTCATTGCATTTGTATTTGTTGAATCATAAAGACataataaaagtcttttaaatagCCATGATTCCAAATATTCTGTAAAAGCccatatattttaaatactttcCTTCTATTCTCACTCCTTCATTAATTCAATCTATCTCATTTAAAGTCTCCTTGAGCCTCTCCCCCTTCTGCTTACTATTATTGTAAGGTTTGCTAGCTTTATAGACTGGAAGTAGAGAATATGTCTTCTGTGAAACCTCCGTAACACTCAgaacatgaaaaatatttaataaatacttgttaaatagTACATTCTCTACAGGAAGTAAACTGCTTTACGATTATTAAGTATAAATTGATACTcaattttcttcaatttcatATCGCCTATGTAGACTTGCCCAATTGACATAAGGAAACTCTTTTCTCTTCAATTCATATTCATAACATAATTGTTCCTAGGATTCAAAATCCCTGTTTCCATATAGTCAAATAACTTCATATGTATGAAAGGTTGATACACAGAACAACCAACATGGAATGACTGTGAACAATTGTGACATCTCTACCatgttatttttgttaatttagtGCCTCAATATAAACATGCAATAGATTATTAGAGATATCTGCAAATGaattttcagtcttcttcctaGGTGTCTAAGTACTTAGAAATTTAGCTGTCCTtctcaaggaaagaaaggaaggaaggaaggaaggaaggaaaaaagaaagaaagaagaaggaaagaaaaaagaaagaaacagaaaaagaaaatcaaggagttttttttccaattgctgGTTTTAGCTTTATacttcaaattatattttaagaatgCTCTCCTGGATGTGGTGGGGCTTAATCACTTGGGTTAAATGGATGGAATCTGAGAGTGATGACAACAGTGAAAGAACAGATAACTGACATCTAAAAAGTATAGGAATGATCTGAAGAACTCAGGAGAATCCCTTCCCATTCAGGTTCCAGTGGTGTACTTCTCCTCCCTAAATGTGTGGCACTACTCTTTAGACAGATTTGAAGACTACTGTGTCAGAGATCTTGCAATTATTATGttaagagatataaaacttcaaCCTTCCTTCCTACTAGATGAACTGGAAGCCTTTATGGCTAGGAGAGACTACTTCATCCAATTTAAAGCTCCCTGTGAGAAATGCGttggattattttatttatttatttttagtttacaacatttggttccacaagcttttgaattccaatttttctcccccttcctccccaaccctGTACCcgcctccccaagagagcatgcaatctgatatagtctctttctccacacacacacacacacacacacacacactcacattaaacatattttcacattaggcatgtttcaaagaagaattagaaccaatgcaATGGACTACAAGAAGgaggaagcaaaacaaaaaaagagagagagagcaaatagtatgcttcaatctgcatccaaactccataattctttcttctGAGTCAGATTATTTAAACATGACACTCAGCAGCAAATCTCCATTCTAGGTATGGTTCTGCTCTTCTTTACCTGCTTGGTCTATCTTCAGTCTGTCCAAACTCTTGATTTCACATATTTGAATGACAAATTGTCAAGCACATGTTTGCCTCTCTTTCCATCTATTGCATCACATTTCCCATATTCAAGCTTCCCTGCTCAGGTTGTTGGCTCTAATAAGAAGCAAACTTGCCAGAAAAAAAGGTAGAACATCTTTTTATTCTTAACTGGAAAGAATTGGGTTCATTCCCTGGGCAcaagttattttttattatttgtctttATTGTTATTTCTCATGTTCCACCACCTTTTTATCTGACCAAGAACTTATCCAGTGGTCCCTTTTCAACTACTTAGCTTCGATTCTTGTTCATCTAGCCATCAGCACTTCCAGCTTTGTGCTAAATATTTATAGTCAATTTTGCTGGACCTCACCTTCATAAGAATCCCCAAGCCCTTTAGATTACATCTCTTTGGTTTAACCCTCTTTATAGAGTGGTATTATTTTAGCAGGTAGTTTGAGTATAAAGCTTGAAGTTCATGATAAAAGTAGTCAATTAGTCACTTCTTCCAGTCTACCATTTACTATTTAACACTTGgaataataagaagaaaaaaaagaacaatgtaCCGGAGGATGAGCAAGTACAACCGAAACCCAcggacaaagaagagaaaaatctggATGAAGTAAAATACATTTGTATTAACACTGAGAACTCAAACTTAAATATTCAACACTTTTGCTCCAACCTCCATGATTCTATGGGCAGAGGCATAAGCTAAATTGCAGGTTTCTGTCCTGGGTCTACTGAGTAGACTCCATCATTATCACTACCATCACCAGAGAGACTCTGATGAAACAATTGAGTGAGATTTGTGCCCCCCATCTTCCACAAGTCCCCTGCCCAACTATATGAGGAAGAATTAGGGTTGGGGAGGGTAATGCAGAGGAAAAATACTGTTTTCTAAGTGAGAACCAGCTTTTGACACTCAGGGCTGTAAAGATGCAATCCCCCAAATGGTCCATCCTCTACCTTCCCCTGAAAAAATGAGCAAGGGGTATGAGTACTGGAACCAGTTGCACTTCATTTTGAACTAATGCCAAGTAAAATGCCAAGCAGATCTAAAACAGAGAGCTTGGAAAAGTATTTAGGCTACAACCAGTACTTACTCAACAAAATTTAGTATAATCCGATAGCGGGAAAATAGGTCTTTAACACTTCGAAATGttccttgattaaaaaaaaaatcggaGTTAAGTAAACAATTTTACATACAAACACAAgggtcaagagaagcataaaaatgcaaACAAGAAAAGCCAATCCAAAGGTACTAAACAAGGTTAAACTGTCTACATTCTTAAATGGTGAGAATAGAGACATATCCCCTAAAAACTCTGTTACCATCATAGATCACAAAGAGAGTATAATTAGAAGGTCTGGAAATAATTCTGTTATGTTCTGATgatcttaaagaatgaaaagggagaggaagaacaatcttagaaggagaaaaagggagacagTTTATGAgagaaatcatctcacataattGTGGTGTGTAATGAGAGGTCTATACAATAAGGagaaaggatgggggaaggagtGGGTGAAATTTGAACCCCATTGTCATCTGACCTGGTAAAGGTGGAAAGAATGCATGTAAGTATACAGGTATAGAAATGCATTTCGCCCAATAGGAATTtaacaggtaatttcttccatactcttctaatttgtttaagaTGTTTTCTGTCTAAATCGTAGCCATTTAGAGTTTGTCATATACAGATACAAATAaggatatacacatgtatatacactgGTAAATGTATACGCATATGCAAAGATATAGCAGTGTACCTaaactttcaaaattgttctttgCAATATTGTTCATAtgtgtatgatatatatgtgtgtgtgtgtgtgtgtgtatgtatgtgtatgtatattatatgcattTGCATATTGGGTATACctctgtatatttatatatatatatatacatatatatgatatgactaatgaaggaatttgttttgcttgaatatatacctgtttgtaacaggttttgtttttcttattttctcaactGGGGGagaatgaaagggagagaattctgagcttaaaataaaattcaattgttTAAATGATACAAACCTCCTGAAAAAGGAATAGTGGTctaaagatgcagaatgagatacataTTTTACATGGTCAATGCGAGACTGTTTTGCAGGACTATAGATATTTGTTAcaagtgtttttattttcttttaagtggGACAAGAAGGTGggaggtagagaaaataaatgtttattaatgatatGCATTAAATTTAACTTAAATAAGAAAATGGCAATTCACACAATAACCCCACATCACTCAGTAGCATTTCTATGtaagaataacaaaattcaagagtaaaaaattggaagagaaattccattaaagaTAACTATTAAAGTTCAAATATTATCAGGAAGAGTCAATCTTTCCCAGCACACTCAAATTCTGTGCAGATACTGTTACAAAACagttcttaaagaaataaagaacaatttaaacatTTGAAGAGAGATTAATTATTCATGGCTGTATCATTTCAAGTGAGGGAAAAtgataatttcagaaaatgaGTTTACATATTTAATGCTATATTaataaaagaagcagaaaaaataatagcaaaattcctTTGGGAGAACAAAGTATCTAAAATGTcaaggacattttttaaaaagatgaatgaaaatgGAATCATTATCTAAATGTGAAACTATATTGTACATCAACAATTTTCAAAACTATTTGTACAGTTTAAATATATGTAAGTCAATGGAAAAGGTTAGACAAATAGGAGTCAGAAATAATTGAACTCAATGGCCTATTGTTTGATAACCACAAAAACATAAATCATGTAAGAAAGATTCTTCAATCTGACCAGAATTGGTTAAATAAATGCAGATGAAGTTCCATCTACCTTACTATTCTTCTTGTGTATCACTTGTAAGGGTAGGAGGGCTTGGGAATCCTAGAGAAATATCCAGTAGAACTTATGCAGAGAATGATGGAAGATAGTTTACCTAAAGAGGACTTGAGTGGTCTTCCTTTAATTCTAAAGTAGAAATGCATTGAATAATAATTAAAAGTCTGTAGTGTCAATAGTCAAATTAGATGGAAGGACTGTTGGTTGGATGATTTCCCAGAGAACCTATCCTAGTTTCCTGTAGGAAtgtcagggagggaggaatacTGTTCAATGGTGATAGTTTGTCTTGGTATAGTTTTCTGCTTTGTCTGATTGACAGAATTGTTTGTCTTGATTTCAAATATTCTGCTATTGAACTGGCAGTACCAGGAACTGATCTAAGGACCCAGTAAAGGACTGGCCTAAGAGTAGAAATCCTAATTGCCCATCAAGAAGATGGAATCTTCTTTCTTTGATAACACCCCAGTTTTTATTGCATATTGTTAGTCAACAGTTATTTGAACACAAAAAATAATAGTCCGATAGAAGTTGAGGCCAAAGGTCAGAGCCTGGATGTCAGTTTCCatgtaaaatgaaatcatttagGCAATTTGTTCCAGATGGATTTTGAAGTAGAGATTTTCTATAGTCTTGTTGAACCAAAAAGACCATATGTTACCCCAGGTTTTCACTGTCTAAAGGGGAACATTAAATAACCTTTTATGAGTTCCAATAAATGCAAGCCTGAGGTAAAATAGGAGAACCCATTCTACCTGTTTCCTGAATTTAACATGATTTCTTTCATATCTAGGCTTTTGCACCAGCTAtgctccccttccttttcccaatattctttcctttattccaGCATTTGCTAATCCTTAAGTTTCCTAGTGCTCAGCTCAGATGCTATAATCCACTGGAGGTATTTGTGGAGAACCCCAATTGTTAATGTCCATTCTCTCCCAAATTTACTTTATGTTTCCTTTTAGGTATGCATATTGTGACCTCCCCTTGCCTCACTAGTTTATATGCCCATTGAAatcagagattgtttcattttttactttgtttctctAGTTTCTAGCACAACAAATTTCATATAATAATTGGTTAACATGTTTATTCAATTGaattttatttggttttattttacttGACACCTGCCGTATCACTATTCATATTGCAAAGGATCAATAAATATTCttaaataagtagattaattgATGGATGGTTAAAATACCTTGATCTTTTGAATTGAAGATGACCCAGATgaccctttcctttccccaattttaaCTAAGGTTCATATAGGCAGGTTAACAACCAAAATAAGTCAATTCTCATTGATTTATCCAAGATGGCCTTTGCTGCTTATAACTGAACAATGTCTCATGCTCTTGTTTCATCTTCCACAAGTAACCTGCAGGAATACAACTCTTATAGACACTCAATTAAAGTTTGCTGTCAAACTAGATTATGATGTAGAATTATTAGTATAATCTTCTTATCTGTCCCTGAGgatttttcttgttctgtttttcttACAACTCCCTCTGAGACAAAACAAAGACACATAAACTGTATGCAGTCTTGTTGGGGAGAAGCTATGATTCTGTAAATACAGTCATATAAATGACGTACCAGAGAAATTTCAAAGATTATCTTGCATTTGTGACAgtattttcttttacctttttagacttcattaaaatgttttcatgGTTATGTAGATCAGATTTCCAGCATCTAATATCAAGCATTTGACATAGAGTTGAGATGAAGGGTCTAAAAATGCTCACTTAATTGTTTAGAGCAAGGAGAGCTGGGGAAATCCTTTATATTCCAAactttatgtatatgtgtgtgtatatttgggTGAGAGATGAGACAATATAAAATGTTAGGCTTGAACATGGAACTCTCCGCTAGATGAACCCAAACATTTCCTCTCAATTCAAGTAAATATGCATGATCTTTGGGTTTTAACTTACTGCTGAGTCCATGAAAGCTAATCAGAAAAGTGAGTATATTCTCTATTTATCTTCTTTGTTACACTTTGTCTTTCTACCTCTCTGTATGTTACAGGGTTCCCTTCTGAATATTTCCTCCTCAACATATTTCGCCATGGCTGATGGATCTACtgtcataaaataaaaaatcctagAATGAGAGACAAAGAATAACTCCTATGGaactctccccttcttctcctacCCCCTgccaaattgtgtgtgtgtgtgtgtgtgtgtgtgtgtgtgtttcagtttagtctttaattttaaaatcctttcttatTCCCTTTAACATTTGGCCCTTCCCTATAGAAGTTCATAGCATTTGGAAGGTGGTGAAAGTATGGTTGAAATATTCAATAGAATATAGGcataattcagagaaacttgatctTTATTATTTTGCTAAGACAATCACTAAATATTATCAATAAATATCCCATCTTAATGTTACACAATTTTACTTCATATTAATAATTTCTATAATTAATTGAGTCTATCACTATAACAATTGTTGAGAAGCTCCCCATAAGAAGCAGAACGTCTCTCACATTTGCCTTGCCACCTGCACTAAGATGCCCACCAGCCttgttcaggccttcatcatttGCTATTAAAATAGTACCCCACTTCCTTTCATAAGATCTATTCTTTTTCCTCAAACCATCCTTCTCAAAACTGCCAAAATTATTCTCCTTAAGTGCAAGGTCTGAACCAGTCATTCCCCTGATGAACAAACTCAATTGTCTCTGtattatttctaggatcaaatgcaaattACTAACATTTAATCCTCTTTACAATGTCAATTCAATGTATCTTTCTATATCATTAATAAAACCTGTGGATAGGATTGCTGAGACATTGTTTTATAAAGATTCTAGCTCTTTCCAGAATCCTTGTGAATTTGCAGAGAGGAACAGAGGGATGCGTACTCATATATTATCTCAATTATGAAAATGTGTACCTTTCAAAAGAAAACTGGTAAACTTGACAATAATCATAGTAAAATactagaagaaaatgcaaattcTTTGGGGCTAGAAGATTTTTGTGCGTTCATTTCAAGTACTATTTCAAGTACAGTAATAGAAACATAGTGTCTAAAAATTTTTGCTAAACAAATGAGCAAGTGATCTTCCTAGCAATTAGGAAAGGAAGTGATGATCACTGCATTATATCATTTAATTATAGAATAAGTCATACCAGACTAACTTCACCTAATCCTAACAGTGTTACTTGACTAGTAGTACAAGAGAATGCAATAGCCATAGTGTATatgaattttaggaaaacattCAACATATTCACTCACAATATACTTGGGAACAAGACAGAAAAATATGACACATCATTCAGATGGGTACAGAGCTAGTTGACCAACTTGACTCAAAGAATTTGAATTAATAGATTCATGTCACTTTGAAGGGTAGTTTTGTACTATATGACATAGGAGTATATCCTTGGTCTCTTTAACACAACATTTGAAGCAAGTGCTTTGGTGAATAAGAAGAAAATGTGCTTGTACCATTTGAAAAGGAACCAAATATGGGTGGGATGGGCAAGAAAGAATTGAGAATCAAAAAGGGTCTCAGTTGCCTGCCTTTATTGTCATAAAAAAGATGAAGCttagtagaaataaaaaaaatttcatgaagTCCATTAACAACATTAGATGAAGTAGACTTGGTGGGGGGAGTTGTGCCTTCACTTagattaacacacacacacacacacacacttacacacaaatattggggtaaggggaggggagagatagggagaaaatttggaattcaaaatcttgtggaaaagaatgctgaaaactaaaagtaaattaattaataacCAAAAAGAGACTCTTATGTGCCATACACTGTGCTAAgatctgaaaatacaaagaaagtcaaaagaaaacCCCTGCTTTTAAGGAGTTCACAGTATAAGGGAGGGGGGGGAAAGGGGTGGAGAATATACAAACTATTCTGTATAAAAAGTTGCATAGAGGATAAATGAGAAATCATCACAGTACAAccacactattttttttaatttggggtgTGTGGTTCAATAAGGTTATTTTGGAATATATCTCAATG is part of the Notamacropus eugenii isolate mMacEug1 chromosome 3, mMacEug1.pri_v2, whole genome shotgun sequence genome and harbors:
- the LOC140531406 gene encoding olfactory receptor 6C74-like; protein product: MRNYTTVTTFILLGLMDNPDLQIAVFLFLFLTYILSIGGNLSIILLTLLDSHLKTPMYCFLRNFSFLEISLTSVCIPRFLISIVTMNKRISYNACVSQLFFVVLLGSSEFYLLVVKSYDRYVVICKSLHYANIIKSRVYTKLILGSWLAGLLTILPGLTMGLQLDFCDANVIDHFSCDYSPVLQLSCTNTEFIELWSFFLALLTLLVTLTLVLLSYANIFRTILRIPSREQKRKAFSTCSSHIIVVSICYGSCIFMCIRPSAKERVVFNKAVAILTTSVAPFLNPFIYSLRNKQVKKIFKSVTRKMFFLVK